The following proteins are encoded in a genomic region of Clostridium kluyveri:
- a CDS encoding LytR/AlgR family response regulator transcription factor — translation MLEAFKEIHCYDYIIKPYKKEKVREVTLTLLKNKRREDIRLIDEKKYVVFNVGGTLLKICVDEIIFIEVYLRTFIIHTKTGKYEAKNTSLKKIKEQMKYFNFIQVHKSYIVNFKLVKSIDRTTCPWNIQFENYKECVPIGNKFKDDVLKKFKDNFRGVL, via the coding sequence ATGTTGGAGGCATTTAAAGAAATCCATTGTTATGACTATATTATAAAACCCTACAAAAAAGAAAAGGTAAGAGAAGTTACTTTAACTCTTCTAAAAAATAAGAGGCGGGAAGATATAAGACTTATTGATGAAAAAAAATATGTAGTATTTAATGTAGGGGGAACTCTCCTTAAAATTTGTGTTGATGAGATTATTTTTATTGAAGTATATTTAAGAACTTTTATTATACACACTAAAACTGGAAAATATGAGGCAAAAAATACTTCCTTAAAGAAAATAAAAGAACAGATGAAGTATTTCAATTTTATTCAAGTGCATAAATCGTATATTGTCAACTTTAAATTAGTAAAATCCATTGATAGGACTACATGTCCATGGAACATACAATTTGAAAATTATAAAGAGTGTGTACCTATAGGAAATAAATTTAAAGATGATGTACTCAAGAAATTTAAAGATAATTTTAGAGGTGTGCTATGA
- a CDS encoding amidase domain-containing protein, translated as MLRRKLSTLFLCASLLLCNLPFSSSAFASPSDVDTANIQDITLTETDKSSIRESIDEVLSFRYEVLKTGEAKDYRYVIKEPKLLELINKKSKLDVDWFKKFDGRTKEYISDVNILDLNKTADNTYVVNVLYGVEYQLEGANFTSKSKNEKYRFEVKYEDGKWYITKMLDLNEDNGIDTNQQISQASSSAIKDNSTEFSNYNDIIDSEIKTIDDKYQNMDENYKNYVQSDYENSNSKISLQSYSGYNAASAVAYAQRYGANPNPKYVYSKDSHGNDADCTNFVSQCALAGGIPASRYWYAYSAAWVNVEKFYTYMASNGYASTIEGARGKGTKGARAGDIVQFRRGGEWVHSVILSGTVNGGQWVYCGHSNDCVDSPLYERYDSGGYSSLRTLKFWH; from the coding sequence ATGTTAAGAAGGAAACTGTCAACACTTTTTTTATGTGCATCCTTGTTACTGTGTAATTTACCTTTTAGTTCATCAGCTTTTGCTAGTCCATCAGATGTAGATACGGCTAATATTCAAGATATTACTTTAACTGAAACTGATAAATCAAGTATCAGGGAGTCTATTGATGAGGTGTTATCTTTTAGGTATGAAGTATTAAAAACAGGTGAGGCAAAAGATTACCGTTATGTAATCAAGGAACCCAAATTATTAGAATTAATTAATAAAAAAAGTAAACTTGATGTAGATTGGTTTAAGAAATTTGACGGTAGGACTAAAGAGTATATTTCAGATGTAAATATACTTGACTTAAATAAAACAGCAGATAATACTTATGTAGTAAATGTACTTTATGGTGTAGAATATCAATTAGAAGGAGCAAACTTTACATCCAAATCTAAAAATGAAAAGTATAGGTTTGAAGTTAAATATGAAGATGGTAAATGGTATATTACTAAAATGCTAGATTTAAATGAAGATAATGGTATAGATACAAACCAACAAATAAGTCAGGCAAGTTCTTCAGCAATTAAAGATAATAGTACCGAGTTTTCAAATTATAATGATATTATTGATTCAGAAATAAAAACTATAGATGATAAATATCAAAATATGGATGAAAATTATAAAAATTATGTACAAAGTGATTATGAAAATAGTAATTCTAAAATTAGTTTACAATCTTACTCAGGCTATAATGCTGCTAGTGCAGTGGCTTATGCACAAAGGTATGGTGCAAATCCTAATCCTAAATATGTATATTCCAAAGACTCGCATGGTAACGATGCAGATTGTACAAATTTTGTGTCTCAGTGTGCTTTAGCTGGTGGAATTCCCGCTAGTAGATATTGGTATGCCTATTCAGCAGCATGGGTTAATGTAGAGAAATTTTATACTTATATGGCTTCTAATGGGTATGCATCCACTATTGAAGGTGCTAGAGGTAAAGGTACAAAAGGTGCTAGAGCAGGTGATATAGTTCAATTTCGTAGAGGTGGAGAGTGGGTACATTCAGTAATTTTAAGTGGAACTGTAAATGGTGGTCAGTGGGTATATTGTGGTCATTCTAATGATTGTGTTGACTCTCCTCTGTATGAGAGATATGATTCAGGTGGATATTCAAGCCTACGAACACTAAAATTTTGGCATTAA
- a CDS encoding sensor histidine kinase: protein MNNYELFFSSFTELISILILFNAFNKNSQNKFIKSFIIILLSSIVAVITNSFTSWIGTLINFAFLVFMLMFFYKKNMRDLVIEYTFIIVFVMVMELIVDRTLTVFVFGELNSEFLNYIFTNTIMIILCICIYFWVIDKIIFNMYKRINKLYFLLINFIIYGVVAKLIWESDKYIILENAFAFIMIPIVMCIVNLIFIVYSENIVEHKKSLETYNKYNSVILDLIDEIKSRQHDFKNHFSTIYGMVLTYDEKELRYELKNYLESLQKSLSDTEEYIYMGSKVFAAVIYVKVREAKQKNIDFCFNIEDNTIKFPLRGYELSEVLNNLIDNAFQAVMNMKTDKKNVYLRIMQNDKEKCIEVGNTKPEMFEKVIPNIFYKGFTTKKEDGHGYGLYNVKKIVQKYKGKIEVLIEDENVIFRITFYSI from the coding sequence ATGAATAACTATGAACTTTTTTTTAGTTCTTTTACAGAATTAATCAGTATACTTATATTGTTCAATGCCTTCAATAAGAATTCTCAGAATAAGTTTATAAAAAGTTTTATTATTATTTTATTATCGAGTATAGTGGCAGTCATAACCAATTCTTTTACTTCATGGATAGGAACACTCATCAATTTTGCTTTTCTAGTATTTATGCTTATGTTCTTTTATAAAAAAAACATGAGGGATCTGGTGATAGAATATACATTTATAATAGTATTTGTCATGGTAATGGAATTAATTGTAGATAGAACTTTAACAGTATTTGTATTCGGAGAACTTAATAGTGAATTTCTCAATTATATTTTCACTAATACGATAATGATAATTTTATGTATTTGCATTTATTTTTGGGTTATCGATAAAATTATATTTAATATGTATAAAAGAATAAATAAATTGTATTTTTTATTAATAAACTTCATTATCTATGGTGTTGTAGCAAAGCTGATATGGGAAAGTGACAAATATATTATACTGGAGAATGCCTTTGCATTTATCATGATACCTATTGTGATGTGTATTGTAAATTTAATATTTATTGTCTATAGTGAAAATATTGTAGAACATAAAAAATCCCTGGAAACCTATAACAAATACAATTCTGTAATTTTAGATTTAATAGATGAAATAAAAAGCAGGCAGCATGATTTTAAAAATCATTTCTCAACTATATATGGAATGGTATTAACTTATGATGAAAAAGAGTTAAGGTATGAACTGAAAAATTATTTGGAATCCCTGCAAAAGTCTCTTTCAGACACTGAAGAATATATATACATGGGCAGCAAGGTTTTTGCCGCAGTAATTTATGTAAAAGTTAGAGAAGCAAAACAAAAAAATATTGATTTTTGTTTTAACATTGAAGATAATACTATAAAATTTCCGTTAAGAGGATACGAACTGTCAGAAGTGCTAAATAATTTGATTGACAATGCCTTTCAAGCAGTAATGAACATGAAAACAGATAAAAAAAACGTATATTTAAGGATAATGCAAAATGATAAGGAAAAGTGTATAGAGGTAGGTAATACCAAACCTGAAATGTTTGAAAAGGTTATTCCAAATATTTTTTACAAGGGTTTTACTACTAAAAAAGAAGATGGGCATGGATATGGATTGTACAATGTAAAAAAGATAGTACAGAAGTATAAAGGTAAGATTGAAGTTTTAATAGAAGATGAAAATGTAATTTTCAGGATAACGTTTTATTCCATATGA
- a CDS encoding MFS transporter, with product MEGELQWMSKRLWTKSYIVMLFCNLFIYLGFYMLVPTLPAYTKLCGGSNFEASLVVSTFSITSLLIRLISGSIMDKLEIKPLLVIGGIILNITTLSYIWLPVDAIIIVRVIQGVGWGLASTGAAAIFSDIIPKEKRGEGMGYYSLSMIISMALSPMIAIILMNLYSFKNIAFISIALVIIGVLFLLQVKTPKKIAAKSNSKKIFSPVESFEKRAALPSLLCFLLVITLCGIMSYIMLYGKEINISSIWVYFIGFVAMILITRPFVGRIFDKRGHVIIIIPGSISMIIGLIILSYANSTLLLIISSLFYGLGYGAVQPSLQAWTVNRSPHNRKGAANGTFLSSMDLSYTLGAIFLSFIAERSNYVFMYRFSTIFIVLLLVIYSYKIFKNNTKEEKGQL from the coding sequence TTGGAAGGAGAACTTCAATGGATGTCTAAAAGGCTATGGACTAAAAGTTACATAGTAATGCTATTTTGCAATCTATTTATATATTTAGGATTTTATATGCTTGTACCGACTTTACCTGCATACACAAAACTCTGTGGCGGCAGTAACTTTGAAGCAAGTCTTGTAGTAAGCACTTTTTCAATAACTTCACTGCTTATCAGGCTAATTTCAGGTAGCATCATGGACAAACTTGAAATCAAGCCCTTACTTGTAATAGGGGGAATAATTCTTAATATAACTACACTATCTTATATTTGGCTTCCTGTAGATGCCATAATAATTGTTCGTGTTATTCAAGGAGTAGGATGGGGACTTGCTTCTACTGGTGCTGCTGCCATTTTTTCCGATATTATACCTAAAGAAAAACGTGGTGAAGGCATGGGTTACTATTCCCTCTCTATGATAATATCCATGGCTTTATCCCCCATGATTGCAATAATTTTAATGAACCTATATAGTTTTAAAAATATTGCTTTTATTTCAATAGCTTTAGTAATTATTGGAGTGCTATTTCTTCTTCAGGTTAAGACACCTAAGAAAATTGCTGCAAAATCTAACTCAAAGAAAATTTTTTCACCGGTAGAATCCTTTGAAAAAAGAGCTGCCCTGCCCTCTTTACTGTGTTTTCTTCTAGTAATAACACTATGTGGAATTATGAGCTATATAATGTTATATGGTAAAGAAATTAATATATCTTCTATTTGGGTTTATTTCATAGGATTTGTTGCAATGATTTTAATTACAAGACCCTTTGTAGGAAGAATATTTGATAAAAGAGGACATGTTATCATAATAATTCCAGGATCAATTTCCATGATAATAGGACTAATAATACTATCCTATGCAAATTCCACATTATTACTTATAATATCTTCTTTGTTTTATGGCCTTGGATACGGGGCTGTGCAGCCATCTCTACAAGCCTGGACAGTAAATCGTTCTCCACATAACCGAAAAGGAGCTGCAAATGGAACTTTTTTATCTTCTATGGACTTATCCTACACACTAGGAGCCATTTTTTTAAGTTTTATTGCAGAACGCAGCAATTATGTTTTTATGTATAGATTCTCCACCATATTCATAGTATTGCTTTTAGTCATATACTCATACAAAATATTTAAAAATAATACTAAAGAAGAAAAAGGGCAGCTTTGA
- a CDS encoding ABC-2 transporter permease translates to MKGLILKDFMNLKQQWKIWAIFLIFYGFMSVSSKNNFMGAMIMVMCAILPTTFMSYDEKAKWDKYALSMPLSRDDMVISKYIISIFFFAAAFLLNIILNLLIGSTEIKEMLFESTILSAVGILYISIILPILFKYGVEKSRLIIMMVFFVPWILVVLFLKLNVNVPYEQIFNTYSSILPLISIVIFIISILISLNIYKRKEL, encoded by the coding sequence ATGAAAGGATTGATATTAAAAGATTTTATGAATTTAAAGCAGCAGTGGAAAATTTGGGCTATATTTTTAATTTTTTATGGTTTTATGTCTGTATCAAGTAAAAATAACTTTATGGGTGCCATGATTATGGTAATGTGCGCTATCCTTCCTACAACTTTTATGTCCTACGATGAAAAAGCAAAATGGGATAAATATGCATTATCCATGCCTCTTTCCAGAGATGATATGGTGATAAGTAAATATATTATAAGTATATTTTTTTTCGCAGCAGCCTTTCTTCTTAATATAATACTTAATTTGCTCATAGGTTCAACTGAAATTAAAGAAATGTTATTTGAGTCCACTATACTTTCTGCTGTGGGAATTTTATATATATCCATTATTTTGCCCATATTATTTAAATATGGCGTAGAAAAAAGCAGGTTAATAATAATGATGGTATTTTTCGTGCCTTGGATCCTTGTAGTACTTTTTTTAAAACTTAATGTAAATGTTCCATATGAACAAATATTTAACACCTATTCTTCTATCCTGCCATTAATATCAATTGTAATTTTTATAATTTCTATTTTAATATCTTTAAACATATACAAAAGAAAAGAACTGTAA
- a CDS encoding M56 family metallopeptidase: protein MIEIFMKNLLKTSLTGSIIIILILILRKTLFKRYTSAFNYYIWLAVILKMIMPFKIPIYIPEKISNTFQHAPNNVKTIIDSGISLNESMKIKNSPNIITGSYPMENYFTILFYIWLIVSVIFLAYYIISYIIFNNKIKHFTYDVPDSEIRNIYSELLVEMNIKRKISLKFCRGISTPLGIGIFNSCILIPSVLYNTQELKYILKHELMHYKKYDMMYKLLVLIISSMHWFNPMVYVMCREINKDCELSCDEAVLEKSDMEERKLYASALVNSIRLNKNNTLKQNLITGFNNKNILKGRLKNMFNLKKRKKGVLIGILVVMVIIVSLISVNIFSKDDGSDKINTKGQLLQPKKVVENYIKYLNQNDKKAQKNLVTKDYASIIWGKGSKDTKNIKYINYIKIKSISEETNPFQKKSYLENGRGRRNGATEENVKIYKIEYISVDWVFHRDKETKWFTVIRKDKNSTWLIDGWGE, encoded by the coding sequence ATGATTGAAATATTCATGAAAAATCTTTTAAAAACCTCTTTAACAGGCAGCATAATAATTATACTTATTCTAATTTTAAGAAAAACCTTATTTAAAAGATATACCAGTGCCTTTAATTATTATATATGGCTGGCTGTAATACTTAAAATGATTATGCCTTTTAAAATTCCAATTTATATTCCAGAAAAGATATCCAATACTTTTCAACACGCTCCAAACAATGTAAAGACAATTATAGATAGTGGAATTTCTTTAAATGAAAGTATGAAAATAAAAAACAGTCCTAATATAATAACTGGCAGCTATCCTATGGAAAACTACTTCACAATACTGTTTTATATATGGCTCATTGTGTCAGTAATATTTTTAGCTTATTATATTATTTCCTATATTATTTTCAACAATAAAATCAAACATTTCACTTATGATGTACCCGACAGTGAAATTAGAAATATATATTCAGAATTGTTAGTTGAAATGAATATTAAAAGAAAAATTTCTCTCAAGTTCTGCCGGGGAATCTCAACACCTCTTGGCATTGGAATATTTAATTCCTGTATATTAATTCCTTCAGTTTTATATAATACTCAAGAATTAAAATATATCTTAAAACATGAACTTATGCATTATAAAAAATATGACATGATGTATAAGCTTTTAGTATTAATAATTTCATCCATGCATTGGTTTAATCCTATGGTTTATGTTATGTGCAGAGAAATAAACAAAGACTGTGAATTGTCCTGTGATGAAGCTGTACTTGAAAAGTCAGATATGGAAGAAAGAAAATTATATGCCTCCGCTCTTGTTAATTCAATAAGGCTTAATAAAAATAATACTTTGAAACAGAATTTAATTACAGGATTTAATAATAAGAATATATTAAAGGGAAGACTTAAAAATATGTTTAATTTGAAAAAGAGAAAAAAAGGTGTCCTGATAGGAATTTTAGTTGTGATGGTAATCATAGTTTCACTGATTAGTGTTAATATATTTTCTAAAGATGACGGTAGTGATAAAATAAATACTAAAGGACAATTACTGCAACCTAAGAAAGTAGTTGAAAATTATATAAAATATTTGAATCAAAATGATAAAAAAGCTCAAAAAAATTTAGTAACTAAAGATTATGCTTCTATAATTTGGGGAAAGGGTTCTAAAGATACTAAGAATATTAAATACATTAATTATATTAAAATTAAGAGTATATCAGAAGAGACTAACCCCTTTCAAAAGAAATCATACCTAGAAAATGGAAGAGGAAGAAGAAATGGTGCAACAGAAGAAAATGTAAAAATTTATAAAATTGAATATATTAGTGTAGATTGGGTATTTCATAGAGATAAAGAGACTAAATGGTTCACTGTCATAAGAAAAGACAAAAATTCAACTTGGTTAATTGATGGTTGGGGAGAATAA
- a CDS encoding GntR family transcriptional regulator, with protein sequence MHIIISNSSGQPIYQQIASQIKNMIISDKLKEGEPLPSMRLLAKELRISVITTKRAYEELEREGFIVSITGKGSFVASKNTEFIREEQLRNIENLMQQIVESANICGLSLNELIEIMTLLYKGE encoded by the coding sequence ATACATATTATTATCAGTAATTCAAGCGGACAGCCAATCTACCAACAAATAGCATCTCAAATTAAGAACATGATTATATCAGATAAATTAAAAGAAGGAGAACCGCTGCCCTCCATGCGGCTGCTTGCCAAAGAGCTTCGCATCAGTGTAATAACTACAAAACGCGCATATGAGGAACTTGAACGTGAAGGATTCATTGTATCTATTACAGGTAAAGGAAGTTTTGTAGCCAGTAAAAATACTGAATTTATAAGAGAAGAACAGCTTAGAAACATTGAAAATCTTATGCAGCAAATTGTTGAATCCGCAAATATTTGCGGACTCAGTTTAAATGAATTGATTGAAATAATGACACTACTATATAAAGGAGAGTAA
- a CDS encoding SMI1/KNR4 family protein: MEYNEIESILSTILEKETDILDKPTAEEWQELSNKFNCSFSDEFRYFIELTSLWSFPGNIYNVSKGNNNGNDTIEDVYNHEMRNGNWNAHMIPFYGIGNGDYFCIYYKYILEKNYINYY, from the coding sequence ATGGAATACAATGAAATAGAATCTATATTATCAACTATATTAGAAAAAGAAACAGATATATTAGACAAACCAACAGCTGAGGAGTGGCAAGAATTAAGCAATAAGTTTAATTGTTCATTTAGTGATGAATTTAGATATTTTATTGAATTGACGTCATTATGGTCATTTCCAGGGAATATTTATAATGTATCAAAAGGAAATAATAATGGAAATGATACAATAGAAGATGTATATAATCATGAAATGAGAAATGGTAATTGGAATGCCCATATGATACCATTCTATGGAATAGGAAATGGAGATTATTTTTGCATATACTATAAATACATTCTTGAAAAGAACTACATTAATTACTACTGA
- a CDS encoding site-2 protease family protein, translating to MDKYNRETESSDFHVSRDNDIERYIVNDSIEKYIVQGNVETKKENLPTIAKSKKNKKDKKGIWGIIGIIIAALIKLKSIIILIFAKLKFLLIFFKLGKFASTLISMLLMILVYAKIYGWAFGLGFVVLLFVHEMGHYLSAKAVKLDVTLPLFIPFVGALISMKEEPKDAVTEAKVAIGGPLIGSLGALICFILYFSLKENFLMALAYTGFMLNLFNLIPLHPLDGGRIVSAISPKLWFIGIPIAAIALFKFFNPIILLLLILGIFQVINQYKNPDKAYYEVNPATRWIFAFMYFGLILFLGMGIAYIHGIHEYMLVK from the coding sequence ATGGACAAGTATAACAGAGAAACTGAAAGTTCTGATTTTCATGTAAGTAGAGATAATGATATAGAACGGTATATTGTAAATGATAGTATAGAAAAATATATAGTTCAAGGTAACGTAGAAACTAAAAAAGAGAATTTACCTACCATAGCAAAGAGTAAGAAGAACAAAAAAGATAAGAAGGGTATTTGGGGTATAATTGGAATTATTATTGCAGCACTTATAAAACTTAAATCTATAATAATACTTATTTTTGCCAAGTTAAAGTTTTTATTAATATTTTTTAAATTAGGTAAATTTGCTTCAACATTAATATCCATGTTATTAATGATTTTGGTGTATGCTAAAATCTATGGATGGGCCTTTGGACTGGGTTTTGTAGTATTGTTATTTGTCCACGAAATGGGACATTATTTAAGTGCTAAAGCTGTTAAGCTTGATGTAACTCTTCCTCTTTTTATTCCATTTGTGGGGGCCTTAATAAGTATGAAAGAAGAGCCTAAGGATGCAGTAACAGAAGCTAAAGTTGCAATAGGCGGTCCTTTAATTGGAAGTCTGGGAGCATTAATTTGTTTTATATTGTATTTTTCACTTAAAGAAAATTTTTTAATGGCTCTGGCTTATACAGGGTTTATGCTGAATTTGTTTAACCTTATACCTCTGCACCCTCTTGATGGCGGCAGAATTGTATCTGCAATATCTCCCAAGTTATGGTTCATAGGAATACCTATTGCGGCAATTGCATTATTTAAGTTTTTCAACCCTATTATTTTACTATTGCTTATACTCGGAATTTTTCAAGTTATTAATCAATACAAAAATCCTGATAAGGCTTATTATGAAGTAAATCCTGCTACAAGGTGGATATTTGCTTTTATGTATTTTGGATTAATTTTATTTCTTGGAATGGGAATAGCATATATCCATGGTATCCATGAATATATGCTGGTTAAGTAG
- a CDS encoding BlaI/MecI/CopY family transcriptional regulator, protein MSIMKIPESELEVMKVIWSGEIPISSKEIIKILEEKKGWKNTTILTLLSRLAKKKFIAAAKGKKITYYTPIVTENEYLGLETRDFFKKVHGSSLKSFITTLHDNNDITEDDLDELDKWIKNR, encoded by the coding sequence TTGTCAATTATGAAAATTCCTGAATCGGAACTGGAAGTCATGAAAGTTATCTGGAGTGGTGAAATTCCTATATCTTCAAAAGAAATTATTAAAATCTTAGAAGAAAAAAAGGGTTGGAAAAATACAACTATTTTAACACTACTTTCACGTCTGGCAAAGAAAAAGTTCATAGCAGCGGCAAAGGGTAAAAAAATTACTTATTATACACCCATTGTAACAGAAAATGAATATTTAGGATTGGAAACAAGGGATTTCTTCAAAAAAGTCCATGGAAGTTCATTAAAAAGTTTTATTACCACACTTCATGATAATAATGATATTACAGAAGATGATTTAGATGAGTTAGACAAATGGATTAAAAATAGGTGA
- a CDS encoding RNA polymerase sigma factor: MNKDTFIDNVLKANSTLYHVSKSILTHEQDCEDAVQGAILKAYNKLGTLKKEQYFRTWLIRILINECYSLKRKEYSQVSYEEYFESAKADDKKDYSELYLAIKNLPERIRITIVLYYVEGYTVEEIKQILKIPAGTVKSRLAKGRKLLKIKLEHMEATYE; encoded by the coding sequence TTGAATAAAGATACATTTATAGATAATGTTCTTAAGGCTAATTCCACTTTATATCATGTATCTAAATCAATTTTGACTCATGAGCAAGATTGTGAGGATGCCGTTCAGGGAGCAATCTTAAAAGCATATAACAAATTAGGTACACTAAAGAAGGAGCAATATTTTAGAACATGGTTGATTAGAATACTCATAAATGAATGTTACAGTTTAAAACGGAAAGAATATTCACAGGTATCTTATGAAGAATACTTTGAGTCTGCAAAGGCTGATGATAAAAAAGATTATAGCGAATTATATTTGGCTATTAAGAATTTACCAGAGCGCATTCGTATTACAATTGTTCTTTATTATGTAGAGGGATATACCGTAGAAGAAATTAAACAGATCTTAAAAATACCTGCAGGAACTGTAAAAAGCAGATTAGCAAAAGGACGAAAATTATTAAAAATAAAGTTAGAGCATATGGAGGCAACCTATGAATAA
- a CDS encoding ABC transporter ATP-binding protein encodes MDYALEINGISKEYDGFKLDNINLKLPTGFIMGLIGENGAGKSTMIKLILDLINGDSGTITILGHDNKKDMKLVKEHIGVVLDESCFPENLNPKDINVIMKNIYKTWKEDSFQSYIKYFDLPNNKIIKEYSRGMKMKLSIAVALSHDSKLLILDEATSGLDPIVRDEILDVFLEFIQDSDHSILMSSHIISDLEKVCDYITFLHKGKIIFSDIKDDLIESHGILKCSPSQFEAIDKSAVKGYRKNNFGVEALILRDKIHGKYTIDPPNIEDIMLYYTKEAI; translated from the coding sequence ATGGATTATGCTTTAGAAATTAACGGTATATCAAAAGAATATGACGGATTTAAACTGGATAATATAAACTTGAAACTGCCTACGGGTTTTATAATGGGCCTTATTGGGGAAAATGGTGCAGGTAAAAGCACCATGATTAAATTAATACTTGATTTAATTAATGGTGACAGCGGGACAATTACTATTCTAGGCCATGATAACAAAAAAGATATGAAATTAGTGAAAGAACATATAGGTGTTGTTCTGGATGAAAGTTGTTTTCCTGAAAATTTAAACCCAAAAGATATTAACGTTATTATGAAAAATATCTATAAAACTTGGAAAGAGGACAGTTTTCAATCCTATATAAAATATTTTGATTTACCTAATAATAAAATTATAAAGGAGTATTCCCGGGGCATGAAAATGAAACTTTCTATTGCAGTTGCCCTATCCCATGATTCAAAACTCCTTATACTTGACGAAGCCACCAGTGGACTTGATCCTATAGTAAGAGATGAAATTCTGGATGTATTTCTAGAATTTATACAGGATTCGGATCATTCTATCCTCATGTCATCCCATATTATAAGTGATCTCGAAAAAGTCTGTGACTACATTACCTTTCTCCATAAAGGTAAAATTATATTCAGTGACATTAAAGATGACTTGATAGAAAGTCATGGTATATTAAAATGTTCCCCTTCACAGTTTGAAGCTATTGATAAGTCAGCAGTTAAAGGATATCGTAAAAATAATTTTGGAGTAGAGGCACTGATATTAAGAGATAAAATTCATGGAAAATATACTATAGATCCACCAAATATCGAAGATATAATGCTGTATTATACGAAGGAGGCAATATAA
- a CDS encoding response regulator encodes MVNILVLEDNQVQRKILVETITQIDKHFIIYEGDSEKEGLEIANEKEISLFYVDISLKGSSGLDFAKK; translated from the coding sequence ATGGTAAATATATTAGTATTAGAAGATAACCAAGTTCAAAGAAAAATTCTAGTTGAAACAATAACACAAATAGACAAGCACTTTATTATTTATGAGGGGGATAGTGAAAAGGAAGGTCTGGAAATTGCAAATGAAAAGGAAATATCATTATTTTATGTAGATATCAGTTTAAAAGGCTCTTCAGGACTGGATTTTGCAAAAAAGTAA
- a CDS encoding MarR family winged helix-turn-helix transcriptional regulator, whose translation MLKSYDEDIGMLTNKISKKLVHYVNKQLKKFHLTTEQWLVLVNLSKKNRISQKLLAEISDKDQSTLTRILDIMERKNFIERHASENDRRSFSIHITEDGVNICKKVTPFLEEIFKDILHDISCEELNIYRKVLLQINKNIK comes from the coding sequence ATGCTTAAATCTTATGATGAAGATATTGGAATGTTAACTAATAAGATTTCCAAAAAATTAGTGCATTATGTGAATAAGCAATTAAAAAAATTTCATCTAACTACTGAGCAGTGGTTGGTATTAGTAAATTTATCGAAAAAGAATAGAATAAGTCAAAAACTTTTAGCAGAAATTTCAGATAAAGATCAGTCCACATTAACCAGAATACTTGATATAATGGAAAGAAAAAATTTTATTGAAAGACATGCCTCTGAAAATGACAGACGCTCCTTTTCAATACATATAACAGAAGATGGTGTAAACATATGTAAGAAAGTTACTCCCTTTTTAGAGGAAATATTTAAGGATATACTTCATGATATATCTTGCGAGGAATTAAATATATACCGCAAAGTTCTTTTGCAGATTAACAAAAACATCAAGTGA